CGTCGACGTAGTAGCGTCCGGTCAGGACTTCGCCCTCGTAGAGTTTGTTCTCCGTCTCGAACATCATCTTCTGGGCTTCCTCGCGGTTCGAGGTGTCGAAGTCGTAGTCGTCGGACTGCTGGATGTCCGTGTACGGGACGTAGTGCTTCGCGTCCTTGTTCCAGGTCGGACACTGGGTGAGGAAGTCGATGTGTGCGAAGCCGTCGTGTTCGATCGCTTCCGCGATGATCTCCTTCGCCTGGTTGGGGTTGACCGCCGCGGTCCGGGCGACGTACGTCGCACCGGAGGTCAGCGCGAGGCTGAGCGGGCGGATCGGGGACTTCGCCGAGCCCGAGGGCTGGGTCTTTGACTTGTGACCCTTCGGGGAGGTCGGCGAGGTCTGGCCCTTGGTGAGGCCGAAGATCTCGTTGTTGAACACGATGTAGGTCATATCGTGGTTCTCGCGGGCGGTGTGCATGAAGTGGTTCCCGCCGATCCCGTAGCCGTCGCCGTCACCGCCGGCCGCGATGACCTCGACGTCGGGGTTCGCGAGCTTCGCCGCACGTGCGACGGGCAGCGAGCGCCCGTGGATGGTGTGGAAGCCGTAGCTGTTGAAGTAGCTGTTGAGCTTGCCCGAACAGCCGATACCGGTAAACAGCGCGACCTCGTCGGGGTTGCGGCCGACTTCCGGCATGGCCTGCTTGAGCGCCTTCAGGACGCCGAAGTCG
Above is a genomic segment from Halomicrobium sp. LC1Hm containing:
- a CDS encoding thiamine pyrophosphate-dependent enzyme; its protein translation is MSAFSAIGDEREVDRDEFTPGIEPQATWCPGCGDFGVLKALKQAMPEVGRNPDEVALFTGIGCSGKLNSYFNSYGFHTIHGRSLPVARAAKLANPDVEVIAAGGDGDGYGIGGNHFMHTARENHDMTYIVFNNEIFGLTKGQTSPTSPKGHKSKTQPSGSAKSPIRPLSLALTSGATYVARTAAVNPNQAKEIIAEAIEHDGFAHIDFLTQCPTWNKDAKHYVPYTDIQQSDDYDFDTSNREEAQKMMFETENKLYEGEVLTGRYYVDDESPSYQEEKQATGEMPEEPLAERYFDEDYEWERTADSLLEHHK